A genome region from Candidatus Parcubacteria bacterium includes the following:
- a CDS encoding HD domain-containing protein → MEEKEKIKKIVNFFFELLHLKRVPRSGLTTIGIKDIDSVAEHVFVAAQIAYVLGKMEEANAEKAALMCLFHDNGEARVFDINLLQSIYLTDKGVQESKALSDQIENLPGGQEIKGIYQEFEDKKTLEAIVARDADKLELAIQAKHYLERGEKDAKIWIDKVRSSLKTESSKKLLNVIENSDPNGWWKEIPEIKEKLEKNWQD, encoded by the coding sequence ATGGAAGAAAAAGAAAAAATTAAAAAAATAGTTAATTTCTTTTTTGAGCTGCTTCATTTAAAAAGAGTGCCTAGAAGCGGTTTAACAACAATTGGAATTAAAGATATTGATTCAGTGGCTGAACATGTTTTTGTCGCTGCTCAAATTGCTTATGTTCTTGGAAAAATGGAAGAAGCAAATGCTGAAAAAGCTGCTTTAATGTGTCTTTTCCATGATAATGGCGAAGCTAGGGTTTTTGATATAAATTTATTGCAAAGTATTTACTTAACAGACAAAGGTGTCCAGGAAAGCAAAGCTCTTTCAGATCAAATTGAAAATCTACCAGGCGGGCAAGAAATTAAAGGAATATATCAAGAATTTGAAGATAAAAAAACTCTAGAGGCAATAGTAGCTAGAGACGCTGATAAATTAGAGTTGGCAATTCAAGCAAAGCATTATCTTGAAAGAGGAGAAAAAGATGCTAAAATTTGGATTGATAAAGTTCGTTCTTCGCTCAAAACCGAATCAAGCAAGAAACTTCTTAATGTAATTGAAAATTCTGACCCAAATGGTTGGTGGAAAGAAATTCCAGAAATAAAAGAAAAGTTAGAAAAAAATTGGCAAGATTGA
- a CDS encoding RtcB family protein, which yields MISKKDFIKIHPVKSFAFGKRKSKILFNRVNNYLWEIPKSFRKDMRVPARIYSSEKMLEDIFRDESINQLINGATLPGIVKYGIAMPDCHEGYSVPIGFVGAIRTSNGVISPGACGFDINCGMRVLKSEHTENEIKPHLEKLAEEIQKQVPSGLGRGRKIKLSIQEIDKILEKGAPGLVEKGYGEREDAFYCESNGRLDWADASIVSNHAKERGRDQVGTLGSGNHFLEIQKVDEIFDKDAAEKFGLFENQILVMIHTGSRGLGHQVCTDYLKTMIPAMERYNIKVPDKEFVCVPFNSSEGQNYFKAMASAANYAWANRQMIAYYVRLTWRKILGEKEKLELLYDVAHNIIKKEKYKIDGVEIELAVHRKGATRAFPPEHPEIPEKYREVGQPVLIPGSMGTASYILVGQKTGEQAFYSTSHGAGRTMSRHQAIRTISGQEVINELKSKGIIVKCWSKRGIAEEAPLAYKDIHEVVDVVHRAGLSKKVAKLVPLAVIKGE from the coding sequence ATGATTTCAAAAAAAGATTTTATAAAAATTCACCCTGTTAAATCTTTTGCCTTTGGCAAAAGAAAATCAAAGATTTTATTTAACAGGGTAAACAACTACTTATGGGAGATTCCAAAATCTTTTCGCAAAGATATGCGAGTGCCGGCTAGAATTTATTCTTCAGAAAAGATGCTGGAAGATATATTTAGAGATGAATCAATTAATCAGCTTATCAATGGAGCGACTTTGCCAGGGATTGTAAAATATGGAATTGCTATGCCGGATTGCCATGAAGGATATAGTGTTCCAATAGGATTTGTAGGCGCAATTAGAACTTCAAACGGTGTTATTTCGCCAGGCGCTTGTGGTTTTGACATTAACTGTGGAATGAGGGTGCTAAAATCAGAACACACAGAAAACGAAATCAAGCCGCATTTAGAAAAATTAGCAGAAGAAATTCAAAAACAAGTTCCTTCTGGTTTGGGAAGGGGAAGGAAAATTAAACTTTCTATTCAAGAAATTGATAAGATTTTAGAAAAAGGAGCGCCGGGACTAGTAGAAAAGGGATACGGAGAAAGAGAAGATGCTTTTTATTGTGAATCTAACGGAAGATTAGATTGGGCAGATGCTTCAATAGTTTCTAATCATGCTAAAGAGAGAGGAAGGGATCAAGTAGGAACGCTTGGTTCTGGAAATCATTTTTTGGAAATTCAGAAAGTGGATGAAATTTTTGATAAGGATGCAGCAGAAAAATTCGGCTTGTTTGAAAATCAAATTTTAGTAATGATTCATACAGGAAGCCGGGGGCTTGGCCATCAAGTTTGCACTGATTACTTAAAAACAATGATTCCAGCTATGGAAAGATATAATATTAAAGTTCCAGATAAAGAATTTGTCTGTGTGCCTTTTAACTCGTCAGAAGGCCAAAATTATTTTAAAGCAATGGCAAGCGCGGCAAATTATGCCTGGGCAAACAGGCAGATGATTGCTTATTATGTCCGTCTTACATGGAGAAAAATTTTGGGTGAAAAAGAAAAATTAGAATTATTATATGATGTTGCTCACAACATTATTAAAAAAGAAAAATATAAGATAGATGGCGTGGAAATAGAGCTTGCTGTTCATCGCAAGGGTGCTACGCGGGCTTTTCCGCCAGAACATCCTGAAATACCTGAAAAATATAGAGAAGTTGGCCAGCCGGTTTTAATTCCTGGTTCAATGGGAACAGCTTCTTATATATTAGTTGGCCAAAAAACAGGAGAACAAGCATTTTATTCCACTAGTCATGGAGCTGGCAGAACAATGTCTCGGCATCAGGCGATAAGGACAATTTCTGGACAAGAAGTTATAAATGAGCTAAAATCAAAAGGTATTATTGTTAAATGTTGGTCAAAAAGAGGAATTGCTGAAGAAGCGCCTCTTGCTTACAAGGATATTCATGAAGTTGTTGATGTGGTTCATAGAGCTGGTTTATCAAAGAAAGTTGCTAAACTAGTGCCATTAGCTGTTATCAAGGGAGAATGA
- a CDS encoding alpha hydrolase: MKASILFSGGKDCCLAAIMLSKFFEVELIICTFETLSNWKKAEEVAKKLEFPFRVLKLDRKILEEVAEQIVKDGFPANGIKHIHQHALEILAGQAELIADGVRRDDRVPVLSLSEIRRLEDKFNIHYIQPLMGYSRKTINILVDKFFEVKEYKSTDFIGAEYEFELREYIKRKYGAEKIKEIFPQDHTQSIVVDIKEKIC; this comes from the coding sequence ATGAAAGCATCTATTTTGTTTAGTGGTGGAAAGGATTGTTGTTTAGCTGCGATTATGTTGTCAAAGTTTTTTGAAGTAGAACTTATAATCTGTACTTTTGAAACTCTTTCAAACTGGAAAAAAGCAGAAGAAGTTGCCAAGAAATTAGAATTTCCTTTTCGGGTTCTAAAATTAGATAGAAAAATTTTAGAGGAAGTCGCAGAACAAATAGTAAAAGACGGTTTCCCAGCTAATGGCATAAAGCATATTCATCAACATGCCTTAGAAATATTGGCTGGACAGGCAGAGCTTATTGCCGACGGTGTTAGAAGAGATGATAGGGTGCCTGTTCTTTCTTTATCAGAAATCAGGCGTTTAGAAGATAAGTTTAATATTCATTATATCCAGCCATTAATGGGTTATAGCCGAAAGACGATTAATATTTTAGTAGATAAATTTTTCGAAGTTAAAGAATACAAAAGCACTGATTTTATAGGAGCAGAATACGAGTTTGAATTAAGAGAATACATTAAAAGAAAATATGGTGCTGAAAAAATCAAAGAAATTTTTCCTCAAGACCATACTCAATCAATAGTAGTAGATATAAAAGAAAAAATTTGTTAA
- a CDS encoding nucleoside 2-deoxyribosyltransferase gives MEQENKKIRIFFGGSLFSIQERLFNKSLKQNLEKKGYEVILPQDLGIIFDKDGKIDCKAISERAKKEIIKCDILLANLDGPDQDSGTAVEVGIRIGINKPVVGWRTDIRTIEEDLHWNAMFEFCNKVVYSPGEFGEEEAGFDKLVIEIDKAIKDILIKEI, from the coding sequence ATGGAACAAGAAAATAAAAAAATTAGAATATTTTTTGGCGGATCTCTTTTTAGTATTCAAGAGAGGTTATTTAATAAATCCTTAAAACAAAATTTAGAAAAGAAAGGATATGAAGTAATTTTACCTCAGGATTTAGGTATTATTTTTGATAAAGACGGAAAAATAGATTGTAAAGCTATTTCTGAAAGAGCTAAAAAAGAAATAATAAAATGTGATATTTTATTGGCTAATTTAGATGGTCCTGATCAAGATAGTGGCACAGCAGTAGAAGTTGGAATTAGAATTGGGATAAACAAACCAGTTGTTGGCTGGAGAACTGATATTAGAACTATAGAAGAAGATTTACATTGGAATGCTATGTTTGAATTTTGCAATAAAGTTGTCTATTCTCCCGGTGAATTCGGTGAAGAAGAAGCGGGCTTTGATAAATTAGTTATAGAAATTGACAAAGCAATAAAAGACATACTTATTAAAGAAATTTAA
- a CDS encoding Nif3-like dinuclear metal center hexameric protein, whose protein sequence is MGLVLNNTQDVKKVYTAVFPTDDVLNKILNSGETNILLFTHHPMIWDITKIPSFININPDLLPKLKEKRISLYTLHVPLDKNGEYSTTTNLARALGIILKSEFCEYFGVNVGIIGKTNFQTVEELANKVKQAVGHKVKLYKYGAKKIRNGKVALIAGGGNDPETIPQIAKFGINVFVTGITKLSRNYPPSMKAHALLKRFKINLIGATHYSTEKFACIAMTNYFRNLGLACEFIEGKPDFQDM, encoded by the coding sequence ATGGGATTGGTGTTGAATAATACTCAAGATGTAAAGAAAGTTTATACTGCTGTTTTTCCGACAGACGATGTCTTGAATAAAATTTTAAATTCAGGAGAAACGAATATTTTATTATTTACTCATCATCCGATGATTTGGGATATTACTAAAATTCCTTCATTTATAAATATTAATCCAGATTTACTTCCAAAACTTAAAGAAAAAAGAATATCTCTTTATACTCTACATGTTCCATTAGATAAGAACGGAGAATATTCAACTACAACAAATTTAGCGAGAGCGTTAGGTATTATTTTGAAAAGCGAATTTTGTGAATATTTTGGAGTTAATGTCGGAATTATTGGAAAAACTAATTTTCAGACCGTAGAGGAATTAGCTAACAAAGTAAAACAGGCAGTAGGGCATAAAGTAAAATTATATAAATATGGAGCAAAAAAAATTAGAAATGGAAAAGTGGCTTTGATTGCAGGAGGTGGGAATGATCCAGAAACAATACCTCAAATTGCAAAATTTGGAATCAATGTTTTTGTGACAGGAATAACTAAGCTAAGCAGAAATTATCCACCTTCAATGAAAGCGCACGCTTTATTGAAAAGATTTAAAATAAATCTTATTGGCGCAACTCATTATTCAACAGAAAAATTTGCCTGCATTGCTATGACTAATTATTTTAGAAACCTTGGACTTGCTTGTGAGTTTATTGAGGGGAAACCCGATTTTCAAGATATGTAA
- a CDS encoding response regulator, with translation MAKILLIEDEEILSEMYKDKFSEAKFKVISAFNAEDGLRLAHKEKPDLIILDIILPRGDGISFLKEMEKDEDISSITVVVLSNYDNPKTRKEARKLGAIDYLIKTDFTPTSLTKKIKEYLPC, from the coding sequence ATGGCTAAGATACTTCTTATTGAAGATGAAGAAATTTTGTCAGAGATGTATAAAGATAAATTTTCTGAAGCAAAATTTAAAGTAATTTCAGCTTTTAACGCGGAAGACGGTTTAAGATTGGCTCACAAAGAAAAACCGGATTTAATTATTCTAGATATCATTTTGCCAAGGGGCGATGGTATTTCTTTTTTGAAAGAAATGGAAAAGGACGAAGACATCTCTTCAATTACAGTTGTTGTATTGTCTAATTACGACAATCCTAAAACAAGAAAAGAAGCAAGAAAATTAGGAGCAATTGATTATTTAATAAAAACTGATTTTACACCTACTAGCTTAACAAAGAAAATAAAAGAATATTTACCCTGTTAA
- a CDS encoding aspartate carbamoyltransferase regulatory subunit translates to MKVLKVPPIEDGTVIDHLPPWTALTVLRILGINEEKKYRNDLLVTTSMNVKSKRFKRKDFIKIENRELKPEEVDKIAVIAPKATINIIREKEVIKKWKVELPETIDGIISCPNDSCISNDKKEPISSIFNRETIEGELLRFRCEYCGKTIYPDDISKYIK, encoded by the coding sequence ATGAAGGTGTTGAAAGTACCGCCAATAGAAGATGGGACAGTGATAGATCATCTTCCTCCTTGGACAGCGTTAACAGTTTTAAGAATTTTAGGAATCAACGAAGAGAAAAAATACAGAAATGATTTGCTAGTGACTACTTCAATGAACGTAAAAAGTAAAAGATTTAAAAGAAAAGATTTCATAAAAATAGAAAACAGAGAGCTAAAACCAGAAGAAGTTGACAAGATTGCGGTTATTGCGCCGAAAGCTACAATAAATATTATTCGAGAGAAAGAAGTAATAAAAAAATGGAAAGTAGAACTTCCGGAAACAATTGATGGGATTATTTCCTGCCCAAATGATAGTTGTATTTCTAATGATAAAAAGGAACCAATATCTTCGATTTTCAATAGAGAAACAATAGAAGGTGAATTGCTAAGATTTCGCTGCGAATATTGCGGGAAAACAATTTATCCAGATGATATTTCTAAATATATAAAATAA
- a CDS encoding tRNA uridine(34) 5-carboxymethylaminomethyl modification radical SAM/GNAT enzyme Elp3 — translation MNINELIIKELLKNKSETLEDLAIIKRKIAKKYKVSFPSNIELLKAYHDLLKGKTCSAGSGQGIKRSEILENILRKRKVRSLSGVVVVSVLTKPYPCPGKCIYCPTEKGLPKSYLSGEPAVERAKRNKFNPYLQVADRLKSLKIQGHPIDKIELRIIGASFTAYTKKYQSWFITRCFAACNAEQRENEHETTRKIKSLEKEQKKNEKAKHRIVGISIETRPDLIDKNEILNLRKLGITMVELGVQTIYDDILKKCQRGHLVKETIKATKLLKNAGFKIMYQVMPNLPGSNSNKDFQCLKEIFQNPDFRPDWLKIYPCVVCKNTKLYQLWKQGKYKPYSDKQLINLLIQIKEILPYWVRVARLFRDIPAYHIKAGSKISNIRQVVKKELKKRNKFCRCIRCREVKEKYDPKEKIHLFRENYNASDANEIFLSFENKKRTKLYSLLRLRVLKNTTIVRELHTFGQMIPISEKALGAQHKGLGKKLIKEAEKITKQEFNLKKIAVISGIGVRNYYRKLGYRLKDTYMVKFL, via the coding sequence ATGAATATCAATGAACTAATAATTAAAGAATTATTGAAAAACAAATCTGAAACTTTGGAAGATTTGGCAATAATAAAAAGAAAAATCGCAAAAAAATATAAAGTTTCCTTCCCTTCTAATATTGAGCTATTAAAAGCATATCACGATTTATTAAAGGGAAAAACCTGTTCGGCAGGCTCAGGGCAAGGCATAAAAAGGTCTGAAATTTTGGAAAATATTTTAAGAAAAAGAAAAGTGAGAAGCCTATCTGGCGTAGTAGTTGTCTCTGTTTTAACTAAGCCATATCCCTGTCCAGGAAAATGTATTTACTGTCCAACTGAAAAGGGACTGCCTAAAAGCTATCTTTCTGGAGAACCAGCAGTGGAAAGAGCAAAAAGAAATAAATTCAATCCTTATCTTCAAGTCGCAGATAGACTAAAAAGCTTAAAAATTCAAGGTCATCCAATAGACAAAATTGAATTAAGAATAATTGGAGCAAGTTTTACTGCTTATACAAAAAAATATCAATCTTGGTTTATCACACGCTGCTTTGCAGCATGCAACGCAGAACAACGCGAAAATGAACACGAAACAACGCGAAAAATTAAATCTTTAGAAAAAGAGCAAAAAAAGAATGAAAAAGCCAAACATAGAATTGTTGGAATTTCAATTGAAACAAGGCCTGATTTAATTGATAAAAATGAAATTCTTAATTTAAGAAAGTTAGGAATAACAATGGTAGAATTAGGAGTCCAAACCATATATGATGACATTTTAAAAAAATGCCAAAGAGGCCATTTAGTAAAAGAAACAATCAAGGCAACGAAACTCTTAAAAAACGCTGGCTTTAAAATAATGTATCAAGTAATGCCTAATCTACCTGGTTCTAATTCAAATAAGGACTTTCAATGCCTTAAAGAAATTTTTCAGAATCCAGATTTCAGGCCGGACTGGTTAAAAATTTATCCTTGTGTTGTTTGTAAAAATACAAAACTTTACCAACTTTGGAAGCAAGGCAAGTATAAGCCATATTCTGATAAACAGTTAATCAATCTTTTAATTCAAATAAAAGAAATCTTGCCATATTGGGTTAGGGTGGCTCGATTATTCAGGGACATACCAGCTTATCACATCAAAGCTGGCAGTAAAATTTCTAATATAAGACAGGTGGTTAAAAAAGAATTGAAGAAAAGAAACAAATTCTGCCGCTGTATCAGGTGCAGGGAAGTAAAAGAAAAATATGATCCTAAAGAAAAAATTCATTTATTCCGTGAAAATTATAATGCTTCTGATGCTAATGAAATATTTTTAAGTTTTGAAAATAAAAAAAGAACAAAACTATACAGCTTGCTCCGTTTACGAGTTTTAAAAAATACAACTATAGTCAGAGAACTTCATACTTTTGGCCAAATGATACCAATTTCTGAAAAAGCTTTAGGCGCCCAGCATAAAGGACTTGGTAAAAAATTAATCAAAGAAGCTGAAAAAATAACAAAACAAGAATTTAATTTAAAAAAAATAGCCGTGATTTCCGGCATAGGCGTCCGCAACTACTATCGCAAACTCGGCTACCGACTAAAAGATACTTATATGGTTAAATTTCTTTAA
- a CDS encoding NUDIX domain-containing protein, whose amino-acid sequence MKNKEFEICVRVVIQHQGKILVCKHKKRNYYFFLGGHVDFGESVKDALFRELKEELDLSIKNCRFIGTVENIFIEDGEEHHEINLIFDVDVNKIITKSQEDHIDFVLIDKDRFIKENILPVVLKKAVLKWLDDKKIFWASQIYDKSIL is encoded by the coding sequence ATGAAAAATAAAGAATTTGAAATTTGTGTCAGGGTTGTGATTCAACATCAGGGGAAAATTTTAGTTTGCAAACATAAAAAAAGAAATTATTATTTTTTTCTTGGCGGCCATGTTGATTTTGGCGAAAGCGTGAAAGACGCACTTTTTCGAGAATTAAAAGAAGAGTTGGATTTATCAATTAAAAATTGTAGATTTATTGGTACAGTAGAAAATATTTTTATTGAAGATGGCGAAGAACATCATGAAATTAATTTAATTTTTGATGTAGATGTTAATAAGATAATTACTAAAAGTCAGGAGGATCATATAGATTTTGTTTTAATAGATAAAGATAGGTTTATTAAAGAGAATATTCTTCCTGTTGTTTTAAAGAAAGCTGTTTTAAAATGGTTAGATGACAAAAAGATATTCTGGGCAAGCCAGATTTATGATAAATCTATTCTGTAA
- the valS gene encoding valine--tRNA ligase — protein sequence MEKQYKAEKIEEKIYKLWEKGGFFNPDKLPGKRKKTYTIVIPPPNVTGELHMGHALQDVVHDILVRQKRMQGYRALWLPGTDHGGIATQNRVEKELKKKGKTRFDLGREKFIKRVWQWKEEYGNIILDQLKKLGCSCDWSRNRFTMDKDYVRAVEKAFLYYYKKGWIYRGKRVINWCPRCQTSLSDLELEYKEKKGNLWFIKYRLSEKKNKYVIVATTRPETMLGDTAVSVNPKDKRYKNLIGKKVILPIVDREIPIIADRIIDTKFGTGAVKVTPAHDLTDYEIGLRHNLESIQVIDENGKITENAPRLYQGLTVLEAREKILTELEKLGLLKKVEDYTHQIPKCYRCGATIELIPSWQWFLKMDDLAKLSIQAVKTGKVKFQSKRWEKPYLEWLKNIKDWCISRQIWWGHKIPLKGETDVLDTWFSSALWPFAALGWPKKTKDLKKFYPTDVLITDRGIINLWVTRMIFSGMEFMKKPPFRKVYIHATVLTKAGERMSKSLGTGIDPINLIEKYGADATRFGIAWQITDLQDIRFGEENIIMGRKFCNKLWNASRFVLQQISKPKDKVQSYWHLAKLGRFRTQNLTEADKKILKQLNRTIKSVNKDLDNFQFGQAAHKFYDFFWHDFCDKYIETSKKQTTSETQQVLVYVLVSSLKLLHPFMPFITEEIYQTLPLKEKKALIIEKWPG from the coding sequence ATGGAAAAGCAATATAAGGCAGAGAAAATTGAAGAAAAGATTTATAAGCTTTGGGAAAAAGGCGGTTTTTTTAATCCGGATAAATTACCCGGCAAAAGAAAAAAAACTTATACTATTGTTATTCCACCGCCAAATGTTACGGGCGAGCTTCATATGGGTCATGCGCTTCAAGATGTTGTGCATGATATTTTAGTGCGGCAGAAGAGAATGCAGGGTTATCGAGCTCTTTGGCTTCCGGGTACTGACCATGGTGGTATAGCTACTCAAAATAGAGTAGAGAAAGAGCTGAAGAAAAAAGGTAAAACAAGATTTGACTTGGGCAGAGAAAAATTTATAAAGCGAGTTTGGCAGTGGAAAGAAGAATACGGAAATATTATTTTAGATCAGCTAAAAAAATTGGGTTGTTCTTGCGATTGGTCAAGGAATAGATTCACTATGGATAAAGATTATGTTCGGGCAGTAGAAAAAGCATTCCTGTATTATTATAAAAAAGGTTGGATTTACCGAGGTAAAAGGGTAATTAACTGGTGCCCAAGATGCCAGACAAGTTTATCTGATTTAGAGCTTGAGTATAAAGAAAAAAAAGGAAATTTATGGTTTATAAAATACAGATTGTCTGAAAAAAAGAATAAATATGTTATTGTAGCGACTACTCGTCCGGAAACAATGCTTGGAGATACAGCAGTGTCTGTTAACCCAAAAGATAAGAGATATAAAAATTTAATTGGTAAAAAAGTTATTTTACCAATAGTTGATAGAGAAATTCCAATTATTGCCGATAGAATTATTGATACAAAATTTGGAACCGGTGCTGTAAAAGTTACTCCTGCTCACGATTTAACCGATTATGAGATTGGTCTTAGGCATAATCTAGAAAGCATTCAGGTCATTGATGAGAATGGAAAAATTACTGAAAATGCCCCTCGTTTATATCAGGGCTTAACGGTTTTGGAAGCTCGTGAGAAAATACTCACAGAGTTAGAAAAACTTGGTCTCTTGAAGAAAGTTGAAGATTATACTCATCAAATCCCAAAGTGCTACAGGTGCGGTGCTACAATAGAACTGATTCCTTCTTGGCAATGGTTTCTAAAAATGGACGACTTGGCGAAATTGTCAATTCAGGCGGTTAAAACCGGTAAGGTAAAATTTCAATCAAAAAGATGGGAAAAACCCTATCTTGAATGGCTAAAAAACATTAAGGATTGGTGCATATCAAGGCAGATTTGGTGGGGGCACAAGATTCCTTTGAAAGGGGAAACAGATGTTTTAGACACTTGGTTTTCTTCTGCTCTTTGGCCGTTTGCTGCTTTGGGATGGCCTAAAAAAACAAAAGACCTTAAAAAATTTTATCCAACTGATGTTTTAATTACAGACAGGGGAATTATAAATTTGTGGGTGACTAGAATGATTTTTTCAGGAATGGAATTTATGAAAAAACCGCCTTTTAGAAAAGTTTATATTCACGCTACAGTACTTACCAAAGCAGGAGAAAGGATGTCAAAATCATTAGGCACCGGAATAGATCCTATCAATCTTATTGAAAAATATGGAGCTGATGCTACCCGATTTGGAATTGCCTGGCAAATTACAGACCTGCAGGACATACGATTTGGAGAGGAAAATATAATAATGGGGAGGAAGTTTTGCAACAAGCTCTGGAACGCCAGCAGGTTTGTTTTGCAGCAAATCTCAAAACCAAAAGACAAGGTTCAATCCTATTGGCATCTTGCTAAGCTTGGGCGATTTAGAACTCAAAACTTAACCGAGGCAGATAAAAAAATATTAAAACAGCTAAACAGAACAATAAAATCAGTAAATAAGGATTTGGACAATTTTCAGTTCGGTCAGGCCGCTCATAAATTTTATGATTTTTTCTGGCACGATTTCTGCGATAAATATATTGAGACATCAAAGAAACAAACCACTTCTGAAACTCAGCAAGTTTTAGTTTATGTTTTAGTTAGTTCTCTTAAGTTGCTTCATCCATTTATGCCTTTTATCACTGAAGAAATTTATCAAACTCTTCCTTTAAAAGAGAAAAAGGCCTTGATTATTGAAAAATGGCCGGGATAA
- a CDS encoding UDP-N-acetylmuramoyl-L-alanyl-D-glutamate--2,6-diaminopimelate ligase has translation MTKEFIKKFIPSFLLDFYHLSLAGLGAFLYGFPSKKIKVIGVTGTNGKTTVVHFASNILERTGFKVASISSIKFKLGDKEWKNTLKMTMPGRLKLQKFLRRAVNTGCQYVVLEVTSEGIKQYRHRFIDFDTAVFTNLTPEHIESHGSFEKYKEAKGKLFQATKGIHIINLDDENAEYFLKFPANKKYTFGFDKGDINLNNTSIKLGLTGEFNKYNALAAISVGLSQGIDLEVCQKAVEEIKGIPGRMEKIVDKTFIVIVDYAHTPDALKNVYKTIQESMVNSQQSKVICVLGSAGGGRDKWKRLEMGKIAGKYCDEIILTNEDPYDENPNQILSEIKSGVTSYKLQVVRIILDRREAIKKAMTLAKSDDIVIITGKGCEPWMCISKGKKIPWDDREVVREELKHINKNLCALI, from the coding sequence ATGACCAAGGAATTTATTAAAAAATTTATTCCATCATTTTTACTTGATTTTTATCATCTTTCTTTGGCTGGTTTAGGCGCTTTTTTATATGGTTTTCCATCTAAAAAAATTAAAGTTATTGGTGTTACAGGCACTAATGGAAAAACAACAGTGGTTCATTTTGCTTCCAATATCTTAGAACGAACTGGATTTAAAGTTGCCTCAATTTCTTCAATAAAATTCAAGCTTGGCGATAAAGAATGGAAAAACACCTTAAAAATGACAATGCCTGGCCGTTTGAAATTACAAAAGTTTTTGAGGCGGGCTGTAAATACTGGATGCCAGTATGTTGTTTTAGAGGTAACTTCTGAAGGTATAAAGCAGTATCGCCATCGCTTTATCGATTTTGATACGGCCGTTTTTACTAATTTAACGCCAGAGCATATAGAAAGTCATGGGTCCTTTGAAAAATACAAAGAGGCAAAAGGAAAGCTTTTTCAGGCAACCAAAGGAATACATATTATTAATTTAGATGATGAGAATGCTGAATACTTTTTAAAGTTTCCGGCTAACAAAAAATATACTTTTGGATTTGATAAAGGAGACATCAATCTTAATAATACTTCTATCAAACTCGGTTTAACAGGAGAGTTTAATAAATACAATGCTTTGGCAGCAATTTCTGTAGGATTAAGCCAGGGGATTGATTTGGAAGTTTGCCAAAAAGCCGTAGAAGAAATTAAAGGAATTCCTGGCAGAATGGAAAAAATAGTTGATAAAACATTTATAGTTATAGTGGATTATGCCCATACGCCGGACGCTTTAAAAAATGTTTATAAAACTATTCAAGAATCAATGGTAAATAGTCAACAGTCAAAAGTTATATGTGTTCTCGGTTCTGCTGGTGGTGGCAGAGATAAATGGAAAAGACTAGAAATGGGGAAAATTGCTGGCAAGTATTGCGATGAAATTATTTTAACCAACGAAGACCCTTATGATGAAAATCCAAATCAGATTTTATCGGAGATAAAATCTGGTGTTACAAGCTACAAATTACAAGTTGTAAGAATAATATTAGACAGAAGAGAAGCAATCAAAAAAGCCATGACCTTGGCGAAGTCCGATGATATAGTAATTATCACTGGCAAGGGTTGCGAGCCATGGATGTGTATCTCTAAAGGCAAAAAAATCCCTTGGGATGATCGCGAAGTTGTTAGAGAAGAGCTAAAGCACATAAATAAAAATTTATGTGCTCTGATTTAA